The genomic stretch CTTGGCTCGGTGGCCACCCGGGAGGCAAGGAGCGGGGGCGGCGCACAGAGGGGCTGACATCAGAGCCGGCGCCCAAGGCCTGCAGGGGATTAAGGCCCCTCTCCCCGCCGGCCTGTAActcctgggggtggagggagctCCCTCACACTGGCTGCTTGGTATCCGGCAAGTTACGACAAACACCACCTCCCAGCCCCAAccctgcctcaatttcccctcGATGCAGAGGCCTCATCTGCCAGAACGGCGCCACTCCCCTAACCCCCCACCCCTCCAAGGTCAGGACGCCCTCCCACGTCCCACTGCCAGGCCCACGACACACCACAGACTCggtggaagaaaaggaaggggTTTATTCTCAAGCGTCTAAGGATTTACAAACCAGGGCGTTTCGTTTTAAAAACGGAGGGGGCAATACTGGCGGCCTGAGAGGGGGTCGTGGGTCGGtgggctgggccaggctgcccCAGGCCCCCGCCTGCCCGCTCCGCCCTCTGCCTGGTCGAGAGGGATGGCTGGTGACTGGTGACAGAGGGGAAGACGTGGGAGAGGCAGGGGGCCGCAGAGGCTGCCCCGGCCTCCCACTTAACACTGAAGGGGGCAGGCGGACACacactcacaaaacaaaaaatcaagtcaaataaaaataaacccaggTAGCCAGGCTCAGGCCTGTGCGCCACCTTCTGGCTCCCCGCTCAGGCCCCTGGGACTGGGCCCGGCGacggagggagggcagggccaggcctgtcggccccccaccctgccccatcccCTCACAAAGGGGACTCGGGGCAAGAGGAGGTGGCTGTCCTCCCGGGGCCAGAGAGAAGATGACTTCGAGTACGTTTTCAATATGCGGCGTTTTGTGACTATCGTGAGTGAGAGGAGTCAGAGGATAGAGGCTACAGTGCGGCTAAGTCTAGATGCTTCGGCTACATCCAGCAAGGTGCCTCACCTTTGGTGCGGTtggtttttgtgggttttttttttttttttttttgttattttgtttgttgtcCACTGGATTTGCATGCATGACCAACAAAAAGAAGACACACCCCTCCTGCTCTGGCTGCTGCAGAGGGCTGGGGGGCACATGGCCCTACCCCGGCCTGGAGGCCCCAGGCCCTCCAGGCGGGCTGGGGACCGGCCGGCCCTGGGTGAGTCGAGGGGTGCTCAGGGGCACCACGAGGGCATGACTGCCTCCGCACGCCCAGCCCTCGGCCTACCCGCCTCTGTCCCTGTCACACGTCCTCGAACCCCCGCCTCTACTCCATGCACCCTCCGTCCCTGCCTCCCCGGGTCCCCCGGCCCCACTCCTGCCATCTGTTTTCTCTGTTCCCTCCCTGCCGCACCGGCGCCTCCTGCTCTCCACCTCGCCCCGCGCCTGCCTTCCCTGAAGGCCACCCTGGGTGGCCACGGCCCCTTGGGCTCCCTCCACGCCCCCTGAGGTCCTCGACTCACCCCTCCAGCTGTGGCCAGTCTCCAGCCCCAAAGGAGGAGCAGCCCCCGGAGCCAGCCTTTGGGACCAGTCTCTCCAGCGCCGGGCCGACGAGGCGCAGCAGCCCAGGCCCCCCcgctcagcccccagccccagccccccagTGCCCGcaggcgggcgggcgggggctCCCCCCACAAGCAGCTCAACATGACTTTGGTAAAAGTTTCTGAAGGTACTGACGAACCCACGAGACAAGCtcttctcctccccccaccccggaCACCCCACCAAGtacaataaaatacaataaactcCAAAAAGGACCCCCTGAgatcaaagagagagagagagacagagaccggCCTGGGGCTGGCTGCCGTTGCGATGCCCAGCCCACCTTCCCATCCCCCGGCCAGGACGCCACTCAAGGGGTCCTGCCAACAGGGCGTGGAGTGGGGGTGGCGGGGGACGGGGTAGCAGAGCCTGGGCTCGGgccaggagagaggcagaggcagggagggagatgggAAAGCCAGAGAGGTAGAGGGAGGTGACAGAGAGGGAGACGGGGACAGGGAGCGTGAGTGGGAcaaggcagaggggacagcagaggagggcgagtggggggaggggggtacGGGCGgctctctcccagcccctgggggCCGCCCCAGCCCAGAGGTTACGGCTGAATAAATATCGAGTCTGCTGGCGGCCTGCTGTCTTCCGTTCACAGTGTCTGTCGGGGGACGCACGGCCGGCTGACCCCAGGACGGGAAGGGCTGGGGCCTGGTGGGCCCGTCTGTCCACGGCTGGTGGGCAGGGAGTCGGGGGTGGCTCGGCGCCCCCCACTTTCTGTCCTCAGCCCTCGGCGGCCGTCCAGGTCCCAGGTCTCCCCTGGTGGGCAGCTGGGTGGCCGGGTGGGACGGGGGGGCCTGTGGCCACGCCCCCGGCCCCCGCAGGGCTGGCCGCCGCCACGTGGCTACCTGAAGAAGGGCAGGTGGTGCTGGCTCAGGACTCCGCTAGTCCGCGGCGACTCAGTCTTCGCCATGACGTCCTTGAACCAGGACGCCACGTCCACCTCCAGCGTCTCGTAGCGCTTGATGAAGCAGTGTTCCTGCGGGCCGAGGCGCGGCTTAGCTCAGGGTGGCTTCCCGGTGGCCTGCCAGGAGGGGGACGGGGCTGGGAAGGGCGAGAGGGCAAGTACTCACAAGTAGCTTATTATACTTTGGTCTCTTCCTGTGATCTTTAGtaaggctggagggagggggggaaGAGAGGTGAGTGCCGGGGACGAGGGGCCGGCCAGGGCCCTCCCGCTGAGCCGGGGGTCTGCAGGATCCGCAGGAAGGAGCCGCTGCGTCCTTTGGCCCTGTGCCAACAGCCGGGAAGCCTGCCCCCAGTGACAGAAGGGCCTCCCACCTGGGACAGGAGCCTGAACTGGGTGGCCCGGTGCCGGTGGGAGAGGGGGTGGGTGCTCCCTGAGAGAGACATCCTGCACAATTTAGACATCCTGCATAACTCCACTCGCTGGTGCAGGGCACTCCgagcccccagccctgggcacctCTGCTGGTTCACATCCTCCCGTGGCGAAGCCCAGGGGCCACCCTGCCAAACACCCACGGGGCCAGCTGTCCCCTTGGGCCGAGTCTAAACCCAACTCATGGCCCCCAGGGCTCGGGCTCGGCGCCCGTCCGCAGCCCCCACTCACGAGCCCCTTCTCCCCCAAGGCtacaccacccccaaccccgggGTCCCCTCTCCAACCTCCCGGCCGCCCGGAGCGCCTCCCAGGGCGGAGGGCCGGGGCAGGGGCTGCTCACCAGTCTTTGACAAAGGACTGGAAGTCCCCTGAGAAGCCCATGTGGCCGGGCAGAAGCGGGGGCTCCTCCTGGAGGACTTTGGTGAGGACCTCGAAGTCCGTCTTGCAGTTCTTGTAGGGAAACTGGCCTGTGGCCAGCTCCACCTGGAGAGAGAGGGGCGGGCTGGACGGGCCGAGGGCAGCTCCTACCCTCCCTCGCGCCCCCTCCGGACCCTGAGAAGCCCTCGCTCCCAGCCCTCGACAACAGGAGCCCCAGCTCACCAGGGAGATGCCCAGACTCCACACGTCAGCCCGGATGTCGTAGTCTGGCTTGGTGGGGTCCGGCGGGTCGATGCGCTCAGGCTGCCAgcgggagaggggagaggggagagggtgtCCCCCTGCGGCTGGGCGGGTGCGCCGCCCGGGCCCCAGGCCCGCCCCCGGCGCTGCTGGGCCCCACTTACTGCCATGTAGGCGGCACAGCCGGCGCTCCGCGTCTTGGCCTTGGAGTCGACGAGGCGGCCGCTGATGCCGAAGTCGCACAGCTTGATCTGGCCCCGCTCGTCCAGCAGGATGTTGGAGGGCTTGACGTCTCGGTGGATCACGCCGTGCTTCTCCTTCAGGTAGAAGAGCGCCTTCACGATCTGCCGCGGGGACGACGGAGGGCACCGGTGAGGGGGGCCGGGGCCTGGGGGCCGCCCGCCCGGCCGCGCCCCTGCCCGGCCGCTCACCGCCACCGTCATCTTGCCCAGGATCCGCTCGGGGATGGGCCCCTGCATCCGCTTCTTGAGCTTCTCGGCGCACGTGCCCATGAGCTCCATGGCGATGAAGACATCCGTCTGCAGGGCAGCGGGCAGTGGCTGGGGGGGTGGCTGCGCCCTCCTGCCCACCCTAGACTGGCTCCAGtcccgggggcgggggcgggggtgctCGGAGCCTGGCAGGGAAGtctcagggagggaggagggcgtggCTTCCGGGGGCCTGGGGGcccttggggtggggggggggctcACGTTGGTGATGAAGGTCCCGAAGCACTGCACGATGTAGGGGCAGTCGTGGCTCTTCAGCACCACGTCCAGGTCCATGAGGATCCGCTTGTTCTCCTCCTTGTTCCCCGAGCGCCGCATTTGCTGCACGGGACGGCGGGGAAGGGGGCCTCAGCACACAGGGCAGGGCCCACCTGGGGtaggggcggggaggaggggctCACCTTGACAGCGATGACGTGCCCTGTCTTCCGGAAGCGCATCTTCCACACCTGGCCGCAGGTGCCACTGCCCATCTCCCCCAGGTTCTCCAGGTCGTTGATTTCTGCCTGGTAGCGCTGCCGAGGAGAGCCAAGGCTGGGGGTCCACCAGGCgtctgccccctcccctcaaGGACCTACCCTGCTGAGGTCTGCCCGCACCCTGGGGGCCGAGGGAGGGGTGGTACCTGGCCCCCGATGGTCAGGTAGCCCGTCTGCTTCATGATCTCCTGCAGCTTCTGGTCAATCTCGATGCTGCGGGGACAGGGAGCAGGTGCTGGTGGAGGGGGGTCCTGAGGCCACCCCAGCCGCCTACACACAGGGGGTCTCACAGATTAAACCACCCTCCTTCCCACACTGACCTCTCGATTCCCCACTGGCCAGCCGGCCCCACACCGAGAGCTCACCTCTCCATGCTGCGGGGCGTGAACAAGGTTGACGGGAGGCCCAGCATCtggcggggccgggcggggggcGTGGGGTGCTGGGGGGAGCTCTCGGAGGACGGTGAGCGGCTGCCACCATCGTTGGCCAGCGGGAGCTGCAGGGCTGGGGGGGTGAGCATCGGGGGGGAGGGGTTAGCTCCCTACTGGCCCCAGCTCCAGGGCGGGCACTCGGGGACTCAGGACCCTCGTCCTCCCCTCCCTGGCATCCCTCAGGTAGACCAGCACTGCCCCCCGCCCCACTGGGCAGGAggagctccccacccccagaccaCTCTTAGGGTGCCTTCTCCCGCCCCCGacctggaaggagagagagtgggctggtggggaggggtggtCCCCAGAGGCTGAGGGCTTGTCCCCAAGTGTATGCAGACAGAGAAACGAGGCCTGGACGCTGACGGCGCCGCTCAGCCAGGCGGCCTCCCCGGTatgtccctctcctccccacctctgccCAGGAAGCAGGCCCAGGGCCACAGTGCCCACACTCCGGCCCATGAAGGAGGGACCACCTGAGGATCAGCCTGGGCGCAGGCCCTGTGGGCAGCACTGAACTTGGCCCAACAGAGTGAAGCGGACACCCTGGGGAGACAGGGGGCGAGGGACCCAGGCTTCCGGCTGCCTCACTCCACGTTTTGTTCCAGCGTCACGGGGGCCACCCTCTGGCCAGTGGGCTCATGTG from Diceros bicornis minor isolate mBicDic1 unplaced genomic scaffold, mDicBic1.mat.cur scaffold_73_ctg1, whole genome shotgun sequence encodes the following:
- the MAP2K7 gene encoding dual specificity mitogen-activated protein kinase kinase 7 isoform X2, which translates into the protein MAASSLEQKLSRLEAKLKQENREARRRIDLNLDISPQRPRPTLQLPLANDGGSRSPSSESSPQHPTPPARPRQMLGLPSTLFTPRSMESIEIDQKLQEIMKQTGYLTIGGQRYQAEINDLENLGEMGSGTCGQVWKMRFRKTGHVIAVKQMRRSGNKEENKRILMDLDVVLKSHDCPYIVQCFGTFITNTDVFIAMELMGTCAEKLKKRMQGPIPERILGKMTVAIVKALFYLKEKHGVIHRDVKPSNILLDERGQIKLCDFGISGRLVDSKAKTRSAGCAAYMAPERIDPPDPTKPDYDIRADVWSLGISLVELATGQFPYKNCKTDFEVLTKVLQEEPPLLPGHMGFSGDFQSFVKDCLTKDHRKRPKYNKLLEHCFIKRYETLEVDVASWFKDVMAKTESPRTSGVLSQHHLPFFR
- the MAP2K7 gene encoding dual specificity mitogen-activated protein kinase kinase 7 isoform X3, whose product is MAASSLEQKLSRLEAKLKQENREARRRIDLNLDISPQRPRPIIVITLSPAPAPSQRAALQLPLANDGGSRSPSSESSPQHPTPPARPRQMLGLPSTLFTPRSMESIEIDQKLQEIMKQTGYLTIGGQRYQAEINDLENLGEMGSGTCGQVWKMRFRKTGHVIAVKQMRRSGNKEENKRILMDLDVVLKSHDCPYIVQCFGTFITNIVKALFYLKEKHGVIHRDVKPSNILLDERGQIKLCDFGISGRLVDSKAKTRSAGCAAYMAPERIDPPDPTKPDYDIRADVWSLGISLVELATGQFPYKNCKTDFEVLTKVLQEEPPLLPGHMGFSGDFQSFVKDCLTKDHRKRPKYNKLLEHCFIKRYETLEVDVASWFKDVMAKTESPRTSGVLSQHHLPFFR
- the MAP2K7 gene encoding dual specificity mitogen-activated protein kinase kinase 7 isoform X1; its protein translation is MAASSLEQKLSRLEAKLKQENREARRRIDLNLDISPQRPRPIIVITLSPAPAPSQRAALQLPLANDGGSRSPSSESSPQHPTPPARPRQMLGLPSTLFTPRSMESIEIDQKLQEIMKQTGYLTIGGQRYQAEINDLENLGEMGSGTCGQVWKMRFRKTGHVIAVKQMRRSGNKEENKRILMDLDVVLKSHDCPYIVQCFGTFITNTDVFIAMELMGTCAEKLKKRMQGPIPERILGKMTVAIVKALFYLKEKHGVIHRDVKPSNILLDERGQIKLCDFGISGRLVDSKAKTRSAGCAAYMAPERIDPPDPTKPDYDIRADVWSLGISLVELATGQFPYKNCKTDFEVLTKVLQEEPPLLPGHMGFSGDFQSFVKDCLTKDHRKRPKYNKLLEHCFIKRYETLEVDVASWFKDVMAKTESPRTSGVLSQHHLPFFR